The following are encoded in a window of Bradyrhizobium guangdongense genomic DNA:
- a CDS encoding pentapeptide MXKDX repeat protein — MTIRTRIVLGVSAAALSLGLALSPAAFAQDKMGKDDGMMKKETMSKDSMKKDTMSKDDGMKKDHMSKDGMKKDDGMMKKN, encoded by the coding sequence ATGACCATTCGCACCCGCATCGTGCTCGGCGTCTCGGCTGCCGCTCTCTCGCTCGGCCTTGCGCTGTCGCCGGCTGCCTTTGCTCAGGACAAAATGGGCAAGGACGACGGCATGATGAAAAAGGAAACGATGTCCAAAGACAGCATGAAGAAGGACACCATGTCCAAGGACGACGGCATGAAGAAGGATCACATGTCCAAGGACGGCATGAAGAAGGACGACGGGATGATGAAGAAGAACTGA